A window of Oncorhynchus tshawytscha isolate Ot180627B linkage group LG10, Otsh_v2.0, whole genome shotgun sequence contains these coding sequences:
- the LOC112260180 gene encoding kinesin-like protein KIF1A isoform X9 yields MAGASVKVAVRVRPFNSREIGKDSKCIIQMSGNTTTIINPKQPKENKSYNFDYSYWSHTTPEDINYHSQKQVYKDIGEEMLLHAFEGYNVCIFAYGQTGSGKSYTMMGKQDQKDQQGIIPLLCEDLFTKISDSNKENSLSYSVEVSYMEIYCERVRDLLNPKNKGNLRVREHPLMGPYVEDLSKLAVTSYNDIQDLMESGNKARTVAATNMNETSSRSHAVFNIIFTQKKHDMDSENTSEKVSKISLVDLAGSERADSTGAKGTRLKEGANINKSLTTLGKVISALAEVDSAPNKNKKKKKVESHIPYRDSVLTWLLRENLGGNSRTAMVAALSPADINYDETLSTLRYADRAKQIRCNAVINEDPNNRLVRELKEEVCRLKDLLYAQGLGDIIDTYRCPDPVIAGLKTFQPGDYAANLCDYKNFVNNRQAVNQTGDLSTVTNAMTGMSPSPSLSALSSRAGSMANLHDRIFSPASEEAIERLKETEKIIAELNETWEEKLRRTEDIRMQREALLAEMGVAMREDGGTVGVFSPKKTPHLVNLNEDPLMSECLLYYIKDGTTKVGRDDARSRQDIVLSGHFIQDEHCTFSSTAGSGGEGNVILEPCEGAEIYVNGKLVTTPTLLRSGNRIIMGKSHVFRFNDPEQARQERERTPCAETPVEPVDWAFAQRELLEKQGIDMKQEMESRLQELEDQYRREREEASNLLEQQRLDYESKLEALQKQVDRNSRYLESPDEEEEPEEEVFPIVPWTKREMELASWAFRKWRFYQFTSLRDLLWGNAIFLKEANAISVELKKKVQFQFVLLTDTLYSPLPPDLLPPSVAMEREKRPFPSTIVAVEVQDQKNGATHYWTLEKLRQRLDLMREMYDRAAEVPSSTVEDCDQALTGGDPFYDRFPWFRLVGRAFVYLSNLLYPVPLVHRVAIVSEKGEVKGFLRVAVQAISADEEAPDYGSGVRQSGTAKISFEDQQFEKFQTESCSGGMSHSNTSHEELRFVEGEGQNSDVGADPDEVNNNTCADLSPVTATPEVPRSPLKGGLGLELPLEKALSHLHIGSTFTFRVTVLQASSISAEYADIFCQFNFIHRHDEAFSTEPLKNTGRGPPLGFYHVQNITVEVTKSFVEYIKTQPIVFEVFGHYQKHPFPPLCKDLISSHFYFSPLRPSRRQFPRVMPLSKPVPATKLNTLTRSTAGPCHSKYDLMAFFEICELEANGDYIPSVVDHRGGMPCHGTFLLHQGIQRRITVTIAHETGNDVEWKEVKELVVGRIRNTPEADETIIDPNILSLNILSAGYIWPSYNDNMSLGVDHRTFYRFEAAWDSSMHNSLLLNRVTPYGEKIYITLSAYLEMENCTQPTVITKDFCMVFYSRDAKLPASRSIRNLFSTGCLRPSESNRVTGVYEVSLCHVADAGSPGMQRRRRRVLDTSVAYVRGEENLAGWRPRSDSLILDHQWELEKLSLLQEVEKTRHYLLLREKLEATLAVGQDALCKSGDLSDFAKSPILSHCLGGSPALESPSQRQRELAAKCLRLLMHTFNREYSQVSSSASESKLSEMSASLMSPSSSSLSTLTPSSTCPSLVERHYDIRHTEPSSGASSPDLDPFSPVDKKRTLGRGCTFVPDIQEIRVSPIVSKKGYLHFLEPHTSGWVKRYVVVRRPYVYLYRNERDSVERSVINLSSAQVEYSEDKQTLLRTPNTFAVCTEHRGILLQASNDKEMHDWLYAFNPLLAGTIRSKLSRRKSGQRM; encoded by the exons ATGGCGGGGGCTTCAGTGAAGGTGGCCGTCCGGGTCCGTCCCTTCAACTCTCGAGAGATCGGGAAGGACAGCAAGTGCATCATCCAGATGTCAGGGAACACCACAA CAATCATAAACCCCAAACAGCCGAAGGAGAACAAGAGCTATAACTTCGACTACTCTTACTGGTCACACACAACA CCAGAGGACATCAACTATCATTCCCAGAAGCAGGTGTACAAGGACATTGGGGAGGAGATGTTGCTGCATGCCTTTGAGGGATACAATGTTTGTATCTTTGCCTATGGCCAGACTGGATCTGGGAAGAGCTACACCATGATGGGCAAGCAGGACCAGAAGGATCAGCAAGGCATCATCCCTCTG CTGTGTGAGGACCTATTCACCAAGATAAGTGACAGCAATAAGGAAAACAGCTTGTCCTACTCTGTGGAG GTGAGCTACATGGAGATCTACTGTGAGCGTGTGCGGGACCTGCTGAACCCGAAGAACAAGGGGAACCTGCGTGTGAGAGAGCACCCCTTGATGGGGCCCTACGTGGAGGACCTGTCCAAGCTGGCCGTTACCTCCTACAATGACATCCAGGACCTCATGGAGTCTGGCAACAAGGCCAG GACGGTGGCAGCCACCAACATGAACGAGACCAGCAGCCGCTCTCATGCTGTCTTCAACATCATCTTCACGCAGAAGAAACACGACATGGATTCAGAAAACACATCTGAGAAG GTGAGCAAGATCAGCCTGGTGGATCTGGCTGGGAGTGAGAGAGCAGACTCTACAGGAGCCAAAGGAACCAGGCTGAAG GAAGGAGCAAATATCAATAAATCTTTGACCACACTGGGGAAAGTCATCTCTGCATTAGCTGAAGTG GACTCAGCACCAAATAAG aacaagaagaagaagaaggtggAGAGCCACATCCCCTATAGAGACTCAGTGCTGACCTGGCTTCTTAGAGAGAATCTGG GAGGTAACTCTCGCACCGCCATGGTGGCAGCCCTCAGCCCTGCTGACATCAACTATGACGAGACCCTGAGCACCCTCAG GTATGCTGACCGCGCCAAACAGATCCGCTGTAACGCCGTCATCAACGAGGACCCCAACAACCGTCTGGTGCGTGagctgaaggaggaggtgtgcCGACTCAAGGATCTCCTCTACGCCCAGGGCCTGGGAGATATCATAGACA cGTATCGATGTCCCGATCCTGTGATAGCTGGTTTGAAAA CCTTTCAGCCTGGAGATTATGCTGCAA ACTTGTGCGATTACAAGAACTTTGTCAATAATCGCCAGGCTGTCAATCAAACGGGTGATCTATCCACAGTGACCAATGCCATGACTGGGATGagcccttccccctctctctccgccctgTCCAGCCGTGCGGGCTCCATGGCAAACCTGCATGACCGCATCTTCAGCCCTGCCTCTGAGGAGGCCATAGAGAGACTCAag GAAACAGAGAAAATCATTGCTGAGCTTAATGAGACATGGGAGGAGAAGCTGCGCCGTACTGAAGATATCCGGATGCAGAG GGAGGCCCTACTGGCTGAGATGGGTGTGGCCATGAGAGAAGATGGAGGCACCGTGGGCGTGTTCTCCCCCAAGAAG ACCCCTCACCTGGTGAACCTGAATGAGGACCCACTGATGTCTGAGTGCTTACTCTACTACATCAAAGATGGGACCACCAA GGTTGGACGTGACGACGCCAGAAGTCGCCAGGACATTGTGCTCAGTGGCCATTTTATCCAAGACGAGCACTGCACCTTCAGTAGCACCGCAGGCTCCGGCGGAGAAG GGAATGTCATCCTGGAGCCCTGCGAGGGGGCTGAGATCTACGTCAACGGGAAACTGGTGACCACGCCTACTCTGCTTCGTTCAG GAAATCGCATTATCATGGGGAAGAGCCATGTGTTCCGCTTCAATGACCCGGAGCAGGCGCGGCAGGAGCGGGAGAGGACGCCCTGCGCCGAGACCCCCGTGGAGCCCGTGGACTGGGCCTTCGCCCAGAGAGAGCTGCTGGAGAAACAGGGCATCGACATGAAGCAGGAGATGGAGTCAAG GCTTCAAGAGTTAGAAGATCAATACCGCCGAGAACGAGAGGAGGCCAGTAACCTTCTGGAACAACAGAGACTG GACTATGAGAGTAAACTGGAAGCCCTGCAGAAACAGGTGGACAGAAACTCCCGTTACCTGGAGTCCCCAGACGAAGAAGAGGAGCCTGAGGAGGAAG TTTTTCCCATAGTTCCGTGGACAAAGCGTGAGATGGAGCTTGCATCCTGGGCGTTCCGTAAGTGGCGTTTCTACCAGTTCACCTCCCTCAGGGACCTGCTGTGGGGCAATGCCATCTTCCTCAAGGAAGCCAACGCCATCAGTGTGGAGCTCAAGAAGAAG GTCCAGTTCCAGTTTGTGCTCCTGACAGACACACTGTACTCCCCGTTGCCCCCGGACCTGCTGCCCCCCAGCGTGGCCATGGAGCGGGAGAAACGGCCCTTCCCCAGCACCATCGTAGCTGTGGAGGTCCAGGACCAGAAGAACGGGGCCACACATTACTGGACCCTGGAGAAActcag ACAGAGGCTGGACCTGATGAGGGAGATGTACGACCGTGCGGCGGAGGTTCCTAGCAGCACTGTGGAGGACTGTGACCAGGCTCTGACTGGAGGAGACCCCTTTTATGACCGCTTCCCATGGTTCCGTCTGGTGGGCAG GGCCTTTGTGTACCTGAGTAACCTGCTGTACCCTGTGCCGCTCGTGCACCGCGTGGCCATCGTCAGTGAGAAGGGAGAGGTGAAGGGCTTCCTCAGGGTGGCAGTACAGGCCATCTCAG CTGATGAAGAAGCCCCTGACTATGGTTCTGGCGTAAGGCAGTCAGGAACCGCCAAGATATCCTTTGAGGACCAACAGTTTGAGAAG TTCCAGACAGAGTCGTGTTCCGGCGGCATGTCCCATTCTAACACCTCTCACGAAGAGCTACGCTTCGTGGAAGGGGAGGGACAGAACTCTGATGTAGGAGCTGACCCTGACGAGGTCAACAATAACACCTGTGCAG ACTTGTCCCCCGTCACAGCCACACCAGAGGTCCCCAGGAGCCCACTGAAGGGTGGTCTGGGTCTGGAGCTGcccctggagaaggccctgtccCACCTCCACATAGGCTCCACCTTCACCTTCAGGGTCACAGTCCTGCAGGCCTCCAGCATTTCCGCTGAGTATGCTGACATCTTCTGCCAGTTCAA CTTCATCCACCGACATGATGAGGCTTTCTCCACTGAGCCACTCAAGAACACTGGCAGAGGACCTCCGCTGGGATTCTACCATGTACAGAAT ATCACAGTAGAGGTTACCAAGTCGTTTGTGGAGTACATCAAGACCCAGCCCATCGTCTTTGAGGTGTTTGGCCACTATCAGAAACATCCATTCCCACCCCTCTGCAAAGACCTCATCAG TTCACACTTCTATTTCAGTCCCCTTCGACCTTCTAGGAGGCAGTTCCCAAGGGTCATGCCCTTGTCTAAACCAG TACCAGCCACCAAGCTGAATACCCTGACCCGTTCCACGGCCGGCCCATGCCACTCCAAATATGACCTCATGGCCTTCTTCGAGATCTGTGAGCTGGAGGCCAATGGAGA CTATATCCCTTCAGTGGTGGACCACAGAGGGGGCATGCCCTGCCACGGAACCTTCCTGCTTCATCAGGGCATCCAGCGGAGGATCACAGTCACCATAGCGCACGAGACAGGAAATGACGTGGAGTGGAAGGAGGTCAAGGAGCTGGTGGTGG GGCGGATCCGGAATACTCCAGAGGCTGATGAGACCATCATCGACCCCAACATCCTGTCTCTCAACATTCTATCTGCGGGCTACATCTGGCCCTCATATAATGACAA CATGTCCCTGGGAGTTGACCATAG GACGTTTTACCGATTTGAGGCGGCATGGGATAGCTCCATGCACAACTCCCTCCTCCTGAACCGTGTCACTCCCTATGGAGAAAAGATCTACATCACTCTCTCCGCTTACCTAGAG ATGGAGAACTGCACCCAACCAACAGTGATCACCAAAGACTTCTGTATGGTGTTCTACTCCCGTGACGCCAAGCTCCCCGCCTCTCGCTCCATCAGGAACCTCTTCAGCACCGGCTGTCTCAGGCCCTCAGAAAG taatcGTGTCACTGGAGTGTATGAAGTCAGTCTCTGCCATGTCGCTGATGCCGGAAGTCCCG GCATGCAGCGGCGGCGCAGGCGCGTCTTGGACACCTCGGTGGCATACGTCCGTGGGGAAGAGAACCTGGCTGGGTGGAGGCCCCGTAGCGACAGCCTCATCCTGGACCACCAATGGGAGCTGGAGAAACTCAGCCTTCTGCAGGAG GTGGAGAAGACCAGGCACTACCTGCTGCTGCGGGAGAAACTGGAGGCCACCCTGGCAGTGGGGCAGGACGCTCTCTGCAAGAGTGGTGACCTTAGCGACTTTGCCAAGAGCCCCATCCTCAGCCACTGCCTCGGGGGTAGCCCCGCCCTGGAGAGCCCCAGCCAGAGGCAGAGGGAGCTGGCTGCCAAG TGTCTGCGGCTGCTCATGCACACGTTCAACAGGGAGTACAGCCAGGTGAGCAGCAGTGCCAGTGAGAGCAAG cTGTCTGAGATGTCAGCGTCGCTGATGTCTCCATCCTCTTCTAGTCTGAGCACGCTAACTCCGTCCTCTACTTGCCCCTCATTGGTGGAGAGACATTATGACATCAG ACACACTGAGCCCAGCTCTGGCGCTTCCAGCCCAGACCTGGACCCCTTCAGTCCTGTGGACAAGAAGAGGACCCTGGGTAGAGGCTGCACCTTCGTCCCTGACATCCAGGAGATCCGCGTCAG CCCCATCGTGTCTAAGAAAGGCTACCTACACTTCCTGGAGCCCCACACCAGTGGCTGGGTGAAGCGCTATGTAGTGGTGCGCCGGCCCTACGTCTACCTGTACCGCAACGAGAGGGACAGTGTGGAGCGTTCCGTCATCAACCTTTCCTCCGCCCAGGTGGAATACAGCGAGGACAAGCAGACTCTCCTCCGG
- the LOC112260180 gene encoding kinesin-like protein KIF1A isoform X11, with amino-acid sequence MAGASVKVAVRVRPFNSREIGKDSKCIIQMSGNTTTIINPKQPKENKSYNFDYSYWSHTTPEDINYHSQKQVYKDIGEEMLLHAFEGYNVCIFAYGQTGSGKSYTMMGKQDQKDQQGIIPLLCEDLFTKISDSNKENSLSYSVEVSYMEIYCERVRDLLNPKNKGNLRVREHPLMGPYVEDLSKLAVTSYNDIQDLMESGNKARTVAATNMNETSSRSHAVFNIIFTQKKHDMDSENTSEKVSKISLVDLAGSERADSTGAKGTRLKEGANINKSLTTLGKVISALAEVDSAPNKNKKKKKVESHIPYRDSVLTWLLRENLGGNSRTAMVAALSPADINYDETLSTLRYADRAKQIRCNAVINEDPNNRLVRELKEEVCRLKDLLYAQGLGDIIDNLCDYKNFVNNRQAVNQTGDLSTVTNAMTGMSPSPSLSALSSRAGSMANLHDRIFSPASEEAIERLKETEKIIAELNETWEEKLRRTEDIRMQREALLAEMGVAMREDGGTVGVFSPKKTPHLVNLNEDPLMSECLLYYIKDGTTKVGRDDARSRQDIVLSGHFIQDEHCTFSSTAGSGGEGNVILEPCEGAEIYVNGKLVTTPTLLRSGNRIIMGKSHVFRFNDPEQARQERERTPCAETPVEPVDWAFAQRELLEKQGIDMKQEMESRLQELEDQYRREREEASNLLEQQRLDYESKLEALQKQVDRNSRYLESPDEEEEPEEEVFPIVPWTKREMELASWAFRKWRFYQFTSLRDLLWGNAIFLKEANAISVELKKKVQFQFVLLTDTLYSPLPPDLLPPSVAMEREKRPFPSTIVAVEVQDQKNGATHYWTLEKLRQRLDLMREMYDRAAEVPSSTVEDCDQALTGGDPFYDRFPWFRLVGRAFVYLSNLLYPVPLVHRVAIVSEKGEVKGFLRVAVQAISADEEAPDYGSGVRQSGTAKISFEDQQFEKFQTESCSGGMSHSNTSHEELRFVEGEGQNSDVGADPDEVNNNTCADLSPVTATPEVPRSPLKGGLGLELPLEKALSHLHIGSTFTFRVTVLQASSISAEYADIFCQFKNDSILSWFKQTKFSCFIHRHDEAFSTEPLKNTGRGPPLGFYHVQNITVEVTKSFVEYIKTQPIVFEVFGHYQKHPFPPLCKDLISSHFYFSPLRPSRRQFPRVMPLSKPVPATKLNTLTRSTAGPCHSKYDLMAFFEICELEANGDYIPSVVDHRGGMPCHGTFLLHQGIQRRITVTIAHETGNDVEWKEVKELVVGRIRNTPEADETIIDPNILSLNILSAGYIWPSYNDNMSLGVDHRTFYRFEAAWDSSMHNSLLLNRVTPYGEKIYITLSAYLEMENCTQPTVITKDFCMVFYSRDAKLPASRSIRNLFSTGCLRPSESNRVTGVYEVSLCHVADAGSPGMQRRRRRVLDTSVAYVRGEENLAGWRPRSDSLILDHQWELEKLSLLQEVEKTRHYLLLREKLEATLAVGQDALCKSGDLSDFAKSPILSHCLGGSPALESPSQRQRELAAKCLRLLMHTFNREYSQVSSSASESKLSEMSASLMSPSSSSLSTLTPSSTCPSLVERHYDIRHTEPSSGASSPDLDPFSPVDKKRTLGRGCTFVPDIQEIRVSPIVSKKGYLHFLEPHTSGWVKRYVVVRRPYVYLYRNERDSVERSVINLSSAQVEYSEDKQTLLRTPNTFAVCTEHRGILLQASNDKEMHDWLYAFNPLLAGTIRSKLSRRKSGQRM; translated from the exons ATGGCGGGGGCTTCAGTGAAGGTGGCCGTCCGGGTCCGTCCCTTCAACTCTCGAGAGATCGGGAAGGACAGCAAGTGCATCATCCAGATGTCAGGGAACACCACAA CAATCATAAACCCCAAACAGCCGAAGGAGAACAAGAGCTATAACTTCGACTACTCTTACTGGTCACACACAACA CCAGAGGACATCAACTATCATTCCCAGAAGCAGGTGTACAAGGACATTGGGGAGGAGATGTTGCTGCATGCCTTTGAGGGATACAATGTTTGTATCTTTGCCTATGGCCAGACTGGATCTGGGAAGAGCTACACCATGATGGGCAAGCAGGACCAGAAGGATCAGCAAGGCATCATCCCTCTG CTGTGTGAGGACCTATTCACCAAGATAAGTGACAGCAATAAGGAAAACAGCTTGTCCTACTCTGTGGAG GTGAGCTACATGGAGATCTACTGTGAGCGTGTGCGGGACCTGCTGAACCCGAAGAACAAGGGGAACCTGCGTGTGAGAGAGCACCCCTTGATGGGGCCCTACGTGGAGGACCTGTCCAAGCTGGCCGTTACCTCCTACAATGACATCCAGGACCTCATGGAGTCTGGCAACAAGGCCAG GACGGTGGCAGCCACCAACATGAACGAGACCAGCAGCCGCTCTCATGCTGTCTTCAACATCATCTTCACGCAGAAGAAACACGACATGGATTCAGAAAACACATCTGAGAAG GTGAGCAAGATCAGCCTGGTGGATCTGGCTGGGAGTGAGAGAGCAGACTCTACAGGAGCCAAAGGAACCAGGCTGAAG GAAGGAGCAAATATCAATAAATCTTTGACCACACTGGGGAAAGTCATCTCTGCATTAGCTGAAGTG GACTCAGCACCAAATAAG aacaagaagaagaagaaggtggAGAGCCACATCCCCTATAGAGACTCAGTGCTGACCTGGCTTCTTAGAGAGAATCTGG GAGGTAACTCTCGCACCGCCATGGTGGCAGCCCTCAGCCCTGCTGACATCAACTATGACGAGACCCTGAGCACCCTCAG GTATGCTGACCGCGCCAAACAGATCCGCTGTAACGCCGTCATCAACGAGGACCCCAACAACCGTCTGGTGCGTGagctgaaggaggaggtgtgcCGACTCAAGGATCTCCTCTACGCCCAGGGCCTGGGAGATATCATAGACA ACTTGTGCGATTACAAGAACTTTGTCAATAATCGCCAGGCTGTCAATCAAACGGGTGATCTATCCACAGTGACCAATGCCATGACTGGGATGagcccttccccctctctctccgccctgTCCAGCCGTGCGGGCTCCATGGCAAACCTGCATGACCGCATCTTCAGCCCTGCCTCTGAGGAGGCCATAGAGAGACTCAag GAAACAGAGAAAATCATTGCTGAGCTTAATGAGACATGGGAGGAGAAGCTGCGCCGTACTGAAGATATCCGGATGCAGAG GGAGGCCCTACTGGCTGAGATGGGTGTGGCCATGAGAGAAGATGGAGGCACCGTGGGCGTGTTCTCCCCCAAGAAG ACCCCTCACCTGGTGAACCTGAATGAGGACCCACTGATGTCTGAGTGCTTACTCTACTACATCAAAGATGGGACCACCAA GGTTGGACGTGACGACGCCAGAAGTCGCCAGGACATTGTGCTCAGTGGCCATTTTATCCAAGACGAGCACTGCACCTTCAGTAGCACCGCAGGCTCCGGCGGAGAAG GGAATGTCATCCTGGAGCCCTGCGAGGGGGCTGAGATCTACGTCAACGGGAAACTGGTGACCACGCCTACTCTGCTTCGTTCAG GAAATCGCATTATCATGGGGAAGAGCCATGTGTTCCGCTTCAATGACCCGGAGCAGGCGCGGCAGGAGCGGGAGAGGACGCCCTGCGCCGAGACCCCCGTGGAGCCCGTGGACTGGGCCTTCGCCCAGAGAGAGCTGCTGGAGAAACAGGGCATCGACATGAAGCAGGAGATGGAGTCAAG GCTTCAAGAGTTAGAAGATCAATACCGCCGAGAACGAGAGGAGGCCAGTAACCTTCTGGAACAACAGAGACTG GACTATGAGAGTAAACTGGAAGCCCTGCAGAAACAGGTGGACAGAAACTCCCGTTACCTGGAGTCCCCAGACGAAGAAGAGGAGCCTGAGGAGGAAG TTTTTCCCATAGTTCCGTGGACAAAGCGTGAGATGGAGCTTGCATCCTGGGCGTTCCGTAAGTGGCGTTTCTACCAGTTCACCTCCCTCAGGGACCTGCTGTGGGGCAATGCCATCTTCCTCAAGGAAGCCAACGCCATCAGTGTGGAGCTCAAGAAGAAG GTCCAGTTCCAGTTTGTGCTCCTGACAGACACACTGTACTCCCCGTTGCCCCCGGACCTGCTGCCCCCCAGCGTGGCCATGGAGCGGGAGAAACGGCCCTTCCCCAGCACCATCGTAGCTGTGGAGGTCCAGGACCAGAAGAACGGGGCCACACATTACTGGACCCTGGAGAAActcag ACAGAGGCTGGACCTGATGAGGGAGATGTACGACCGTGCGGCGGAGGTTCCTAGCAGCACTGTGGAGGACTGTGACCAGGCTCTGACTGGAGGAGACCCCTTTTATGACCGCTTCCCATGGTTCCGTCTGGTGGGCAG GGCCTTTGTGTACCTGAGTAACCTGCTGTACCCTGTGCCGCTCGTGCACCGCGTGGCCATCGTCAGTGAGAAGGGAGAGGTGAAGGGCTTCCTCAGGGTGGCAGTACAGGCCATCTCAG CTGATGAAGAAGCCCCTGACTATGGTTCTGGCGTAAGGCAGTCAGGAACCGCCAAGATATCCTTTGAGGACCAACAGTTTGAGAAG TTCCAGACAGAGTCGTGTTCCGGCGGCATGTCCCATTCTAACACCTCTCACGAAGAGCTACGCTTCGTGGAAGGGGAGGGACAGAACTCTGATGTAGGAGCTGACCCTGACGAGGTCAACAATAACACCTGTGCAG ACTTGTCCCCCGTCACAGCCACACCAGAGGTCCCCAGGAGCCCACTGAAGGGTGGTCTGGGTCTGGAGCTGcccctggagaaggccctgtccCACCTCCACATAGGCTCCACCTTCACCTTCAGGGTCACAGTCCTGCAGGCCTCCAGCATTTCCGCTGAGTATGCTGACATCTTCTGCCAGTTCAA AAACGACTCCATCCTCTCTTGGTTTAAACAAACAAAATTCTCATG CTTCATCCACCGACATGATGAGGCTTTCTCCACTGAGCCACTCAAGAACACTGGCAGAGGACCTCCGCTGGGATTCTACCATGTACAGAAT ATCACAGTAGAGGTTACCAAGTCGTTTGTGGAGTACATCAAGACCCAGCCCATCGTCTTTGAGGTGTTTGGCCACTATCAGAAACATCCATTCCCACCCCTCTGCAAAGACCTCATCAG TTCACACTTCTATTTCAGTCCCCTTCGACCTTCTAGGAGGCAGTTCCCAAGGGTCATGCCCTTGTCTAAACCAG TACCAGCCACCAAGCTGAATACCCTGACCCGTTCCACGGCCGGCCCATGCCACTCCAAATATGACCTCATGGCCTTCTTCGAGATCTGTGAGCTGGAGGCCAATGGAGA CTATATCCCTTCAGTGGTGGACCACAGAGGGGGCATGCCCTGCCACGGAACCTTCCTGCTTCATCAGGGCATCCAGCGGAGGATCACAGTCACCATAGCGCACGAGACAGGAAATGACGTGGAGTGGAAGGAGGTCAAGGAGCTGGTGGTGG GGCGGATCCGGAATACTCCAGAGGCTGATGAGACCATCATCGACCCCAACATCCTGTCTCTCAACATTCTATCTGCGGGCTACATCTGGCCCTCATATAATGACAA CATGTCCCTGGGAGTTGACCATAG GACGTTTTACCGATTTGAGGCGGCATGGGATAGCTCCATGCACAACTCCCTCCTCCTGAACCGTGTCACTCCCTATGGAGAAAAGATCTACATCACTCTCTCCGCTTACCTAGAG ATGGAGAACTGCACCCAACCAACAGTGATCACCAAAGACTTCTGTATGGTGTTCTACTCCCGTGACGCCAAGCTCCCCGCCTCTCGCTCCATCAGGAACCTCTTCAGCACCGGCTGTCTCAGGCCCTCAGAAAG taatcGTGTCACTGGAGTGTATGAAGTCAGTCTCTGCCATGTCGCTGATGCCGGAAGTCCCG GCATGCAGCGGCGGCGCAGGCGCGTCTTGGACACCTCGGTGGCATACGTCCGTGGGGAAGAGAACCTGGCTGGGTGGAGGCCCCGTAGCGACAGCCTCATCCTGGACCACCAATGGGAGCTGGAGAAACTCAGCCTTCTGCAGGAG GTGGAGAAGACCAGGCACTACCTGCTGCTGCGGGAGAAACTGGAGGCCACCCTGGCAGTGGGGCAGGACGCTCTCTGCAAGAGTGGTGACCTTAGCGACTTTGCCAAGAGCCCCATCCTCAGCCACTGCCTCGGGGGTAGCCCCGCCCTGGAGAGCCCCAGCCAGAGGCAGAGGGAGCTGGCTGCCAAG TGTCTGCGGCTGCTCATGCACACGTTCAACAGGGAGTACAGCCAGGTGAGCAGCAGTGCCAGTGAGAGCAAG cTGTCTGAGATGTCAGCGTCGCTGATGTCTCCATCCTCTTCTAGTCTGAGCACGCTAACTCCGTCCTCTACTTGCCCCTCATTGGTGGAGAGACATTATGACATCAG ACACACTGAGCCCAGCTCTGGCGCTTCCAGCCCAGACCTGGACCCCTTCAGTCCTGTGGACAAGAAGAGGACCCTGGGTAGAGGCTGCACCTTCGTCCCTGACATCCAGGAGATCCGCGTCAG CCCCATCGTGTCTAAGAAAGGCTACCTACACTTCCTGGAGCCCCACACCAGTGGCTGGGTGAAGCGCTATGTAGTGGTGCGCCGGCCCTACGTCTACCTGTACCGCAACGAGAGGGACAGTGTGGAGCGTTCCGTCATCAACCTTTCCTCCGCCCAGGTGGAATACAGCGAGGACAAGCAGACTCTCCTCCGG